Proteins from a single region of Sandaracinaceae bacterium:
- a CDS encoding PDZ domain-containing protein, whose translation MKHLQRFGTPLLALVAIALAFRLSQSDHRGHAQQADPSDSAAAARAQRPYGLSQVRVLSRAIREVSDGYVDPDRVNHQRMFLAGLNAIQRSVAPVMVDYREGEDRVHLQVRSQQASFAVSDINSPWALTDRFRQVFEFLEANLGEETDLDLRDVEYAAVNGMLRTLDPHTNLLTPDVFEEMRMSTHGEFGGLGIVISIRGGHLTVIRPMPNTPASRAGLERGDRIVKIDAESTLNMPLAEAVSRLRGEPGSPVDVWYSRGSGSSWSAPRRVRLVRAIIHIESVEHRMLANNIGYVKVSGFQGNTTEDLQRALVALHRENLRGLVLDLRGNPGGLLDQAVRIADLFLTSGPIVSTDARDSRNRDQKFAQREGTEPNYPLVVLINGGSASASEIVAGALKNHNRALVIGQTSFGKGSVQVLQNFEDGSALKLTIAQYLTPGEISIQGVGIVPDINVVPMTVDRENMDLLPNETYLREADLRAALTHDSARQSGAAVPLVRYYFDAAARRRLAEADPDANEENEEEAEFLIRFAQQILAGAQRPGRLEMLADAADVISSTQAREMDRAVAELRALGVDWSTGPNAGPSPAEVVLSTSAPNNQGRAGQDFVLTARVTNRGEHPLYQVRAITKSDYGLFNGRELVFGRINPGETREWSTTLGLCTTEEPRNQRVCRLPRDIIDRADAIRVEFSEEHERAPAPAEIRTELHALVGPQFAYSLQVADDVRGNGDGQLQVGELGSIYMRVRNVGEGPTFGVQANLRNLSGAGVLLHAGRFELEPIAPGAERMVRFTFEVLPEFRRETAKLEISVYDTELRESVVENVEVPLTVPAREVSAASGRVQVAAGTELRAWADPSAPVVAIAETPTSVSRTATLGEFARVDLGEGRPAWVLAASLGSGAARGELTYPITHRAPTIEISTHDQHVTRDATFTLRGTARDDQRVRDLYVFVGARKVLYRAAPAPDTRELPFEASVPLHGGINYITVFVRESDEVISREVLQVRRDAPDGSLMETPRFDEELYDVVHE comes from the coding sequence ATGAAGCATCTCCAGAGATTTGGCACTCCCCTGCTCGCGCTCGTCGCCATCGCCCTGGCGTTCCGGCTGTCGCAGTCGGACCACCGCGGCCACGCACAGCAGGCGGATCCCTCCGACTCTGCGGCGGCGGCGCGGGCCCAGCGGCCCTACGGGCTCTCCCAAGTGCGGGTGCTCAGCCGCGCCATCCGCGAGGTGTCCGACGGGTACGTGGACCCTGACCGGGTGAACCACCAGCGCATGTTCTTGGCGGGCCTCAATGCCATCCAGCGCAGCGTCGCTCCCGTCATGGTGGACTACCGCGAGGGCGAGGACCGCGTACACCTCCAGGTGCGGTCGCAGCAAGCGTCCTTCGCCGTGTCGGACATCAACTCGCCGTGGGCGCTGACCGACCGGTTCCGGCAGGTGTTCGAGTTCCTCGAGGCCAACCTCGGCGAAGAGACCGACCTCGACCTGCGCGACGTGGAATACGCAGCCGTCAACGGCATGCTGCGCACGCTGGATCCCCACACCAACCTGCTTACGCCGGACGTGTTCGAGGAGATGCGCATGAGCACGCACGGCGAATTCGGCGGCCTCGGCATCGTCATCTCCATCCGGGGTGGCCACCTGACCGTCATTCGTCCGATGCCGAACACCCCGGCGTCCCGCGCGGGGCTCGAGCGGGGCGACCGCATCGTCAAGATCGACGCGGAGAGCACGCTCAACATGCCGCTGGCGGAAGCGGTCTCGCGACTCCGTGGCGAGCCGGGCTCCCCGGTCGACGTCTGGTACTCGCGCGGGTCGGGCAGCTCGTGGTCTGCCCCGCGGCGGGTGCGCCTGGTGCGCGCCATCATCCACATCGAGTCCGTCGAGCACCGGATGTTGGCGAACAACATCGGCTACGTGAAGGTCAGCGGCTTCCAGGGCAACACCACGGAGGACCTCCAGCGTGCCCTGGTGGCGCTCCACCGTGAGAACCTGCGCGGCTTGGTGTTGGACCTGCGTGGCAACCCGGGGGGGCTGCTGGACCAGGCGGTGCGCATCGCGGACCTGTTCCTCACCAGCGGGCCAATCGTGAGCACGGACGCCCGCGACAGCCGCAACCGCGACCAAAAGTTCGCGCAGCGAGAGGGCACTGAACCCAACTACCCACTGGTGGTGCTCATCAATGGGGGCAGCGCGTCGGCGAGCGAGATCGTCGCGGGGGCGCTCAAGAACCACAATCGCGCGCTCGTCATCGGGCAGACCAGCTTCGGCAAAGGCTCGGTGCAGGTGCTGCAGAACTTCGAGGACGGCTCGGCCCTCAAGCTGACCATCGCGCAGTACCTCACGCCAGGCGAGATCAGCATCCAGGGTGTCGGCATCGTGCCGGACATCAACGTGGTGCCCATGACGGTGGACCGCGAGAACATGGACCTGCTGCCCAACGAGACGTACCTGCGCGAGGCCGACCTGCGCGCTGCGCTGACCCACGACAGCGCACGTCAGTCGGGCGCGGCCGTGCCGCTGGTGCGCTACTACTTCGACGCGGCGGCGCGTCGCCGCTTGGCCGAGGCCGACCCCGATGCGAACGAGGAGAACGAGGAGGAGGCCGAGTTCCTCATCCGCTTCGCCCAGCAGATCCTGGCGGGAGCCCAGCGCCCGGGGCGGCTCGAGATGCTGGCGGACGCCGCCGACGTCATCAGCAGCACCCAGGCGCGCGAGATGGACCGCGCCGTCGCGGAGCTGCGTGCGCTGGGGGTCGACTGGTCCACGGGCCCCAACGCTGGCCCTAGCCCCGCGGAGGTGGTCCTCAGCACGAGCGCTCCGAACAATCAAGGCCGCGCTGGCCAGGACTTCGTCTTGACCGCGCGCGTCACCAACCGGGGCGAGCACCCCCTCTACCAGGTGCGCGCCATCACGAAGAGCGACTACGGCCTGTTCAACGGGCGCGAGCTGGTCTTCGGGCGCATCAATCCGGGCGAGACCCGCGAGTGGAGCACGACGCTCGGTCTCTGCACCACGGAAGAGCCCCGCAACCAGCGCGTGTGTCGCCTCCCCCGAGACATCATCGACCGCGCAGACGCGATCCGCGTGGAGTTCAGCGAAGAGCACGAGCGCGCGCCCGCGCCCGCGGAGATTCGCACGGAGCTGCACGCGCTCGTCGGCCCACAGTTCGCATACTCGCTCCAGGTCGCCGACGACGTCCGCGGAAACGGAGACGGTCAGCTGCAGGTGGGCGAGCTCGGCAGCATCTACATGCGCGTGAGGAACGTCGGCGAAGGGCCCACCTTCGGCGTTCAGGCCAACCTGCGCAACCTGAGCGGCGCCGGCGTCCTGCTGCACGCGGGTCGCTTCGAGCTCGAGCCCATCGCCCCCGGCGCGGAGCGCATGGTGCGCTTCACCTTCGAGGTCTTGCCCGAGTTCCGACGTGAGACGGCCAAGCTGGAGATCTCGGTGTACGACACGGAGCTGCGCGAGTCGGTCGTGGAGAACGTCGAGGTGCCGCTGACCGTCCCAGCGCGCGAAGTCTCGGCAGCGAGCGGACGCGTGCAGGTGGCGGCCGGAACGGAGCTCCGCGCGTGGGCGGACCCGAGCGCCCCCGTGGTCGCCATCGCCGAAACGCCTACGTCGGTGAGCCGCACGGCCACGCTCGGAGAGTTCGCCCGCGTCGATCTTGGAGAGGGGCGGCCAGCGTGGGTTCTGGCGGCGTCGCTCGGCAGCGGTGCTGCGCGTGGCGAGTTGACGTACCCCATCACGCACCGCGCTCCAACCATCGAAATCAGCACCCACGACCAGCACGTCACTCGCGACGCCACCTTCACCCTGCGCGGTACGGCCCGCGACGACCAGCGTGTGCGCGACCTGTACGTGTTCGTGGGTGCTCGCAAGGTGCTCTACCGCGCCGCGCCAGCGCCGGACACGCGGGAGCTTCCGTTCGAAGCGAGCGTCCCCCTACACGGCGGCATCAACTACATCACTGTCTTCGTGCGCGAGAGCGACGAGGTCATCTCTCGAGAGGTGCTGCAGGTGCGGCGTGACGCTCCGGACGGGTCCCTGATGGAGACGCCGCGCTTCGACGAGGAGCTCTACGACGTGGTCCACGAGTGA
- a CDS encoding homoserine kinase: protein MAVYTSLSLEDASRITDAHSLGPCLEITPVSAGSVNSNFFLRSPGGRHFLRIYEEQGTDGVAYEWSLLDFLAEAGIPVPQRVAGPAPGAICVAGKPTAVFEVVAGEDICGGMFDAARAHEVGLTLARIHEVGRSFPTRRASRFKRDTLPERLDYAAAQSRPELSEPVARLRDLCAEVDATYPTDLPRGVIHGDMFRDNVFWDGPRISAVIDWESASDGELLYDLAVVFLAWCYGDDFRWDVARALCAGYQQARPLSRSEVAGLRTVCLAGAARFATTRILDFHLRDGGLGERVMKDYRRFLDRANVIARLDNDELANRLVG, encoded by the coding sequence ATGGCGGTCTACACCTCGCTCAGTCTTGAAGACGCGAGCCGTATCACCGATGCGCACTCGCTGGGTCCCTGCCTCGAGATCACCCCGGTCTCGGCCGGTAGCGTGAATTCCAACTTTTTCCTGCGCTCCCCGGGGGGGCGACACTTCCTTCGCATCTACGAAGAGCAGGGGACGGACGGTGTGGCCTACGAGTGGTCGCTGCTCGACTTCCTGGCAGAGGCCGGGATACCAGTGCCTCAGCGCGTTGCAGGCCCAGCGCCTGGGGCGATCTGCGTGGCGGGGAAGCCAACCGCCGTGTTCGAGGTCGTGGCTGGCGAAGACATCTGCGGGGGCATGTTCGACGCCGCACGGGCCCACGAGGTGGGGCTGACGCTGGCGCGCATCCACGAGGTCGGTCGCAGCTTTCCGACCCGGCGGGCGAGCCGTTTCAAACGTGACACTCTGCCCGAGCGCCTCGACTACGCCGCCGCCCAGAGCCGCCCCGAGCTGTCGGAGCCGGTCGCGCGGCTACGGGACCTCTGCGCCGAGGTGGACGCGACGTATCCCACCGATCTCCCCCGGGGGGTGATCCACGGAGACATGTTCCGCGACAACGTCTTCTGGGACGGCCCCCGCATCTCCGCTGTCATCGACTGGGAGAGCGCCTCGGATGGCGAGCTGCTGTACGATCTCGCCGTCGTGTTCCTGGCATGGTGCTACGGCGACGACTTCCGCTGGGACGTCGCACGCGCGCTGTGCGCGGGCTATCAGCAAGCGCGTCCGCTCTCGCGGTCGGAGGTCGCGGGGCTGCGCACGGTGTGCTTGGCCGGCGCGGCGCGTTTCGCCACCACCCGCATTTTGGACTTCCACCTCCGGGATGGGGGCCTCGGCGAGAGGGTCATGAAGGACTATCGACGGTTCCTGGACCGTGCGAACGTCATCGCTAGGCTCGACAACGACGAGCTGGCAAACCGCCTGGTAGGCTGA
- a CDS encoding dihydroorotase: protein MLLLLGGRVLDPSTGRDETADVVVEAGRIVRVGPGAARELASQERIERIDCAGKWVVPGFIDLHVHLREPGHEYKEDLASGLAAAAAGGFTTVCPMANTKPCNDNRAITEMMMSGAKAVGRGVRLLPFGAMTKGLQGAELAEMGDMRKAGAVGVSDDGRCLMNAAVMRRALEYASTFDLLVSQHAEDHHMTEGAQMNEGELSTRLGLRGWPREAEDIIVARDLILVERTRARYHVAHISSMGAVRLVREAKARGLRVSAEVTPHHLTMTEQALVSYDTHCKVNPPLRTEEDRAALIAALADGTIDCIATDHAPHSTMEKDCEFSAAAVGINGLETAIASTLALVRGGQLSPLRWVESLSTSPAKLVPDLDAGTLREGARADITVIDPERRWTVTREALRSKSFNTPLLDHEVVGGVYRTIAAGQVVHQAPSA from the coding sequence ATGCTGCTCCTACTCGGTGGCCGCGTGCTCGACCCCTCCACCGGTCGAGACGAGACGGCAGATGTGGTGGTCGAAGCTGGGCGTATCGTGCGCGTTGGCCCCGGAGCCGCGCGTGAGCTCGCAAGTCAGGAGCGCATCGAGCGCATCGACTGCGCTGGCAAGTGGGTGGTCCCCGGGTTCATCGACCTGCACGTGCACCTGCGCGAGCCCGGGCACGAGTACAAGGAGGACCTCGCGTCGGGTCTGGCCGCCGCGGCTGCCGGCGGGTTCACGACGGTGTGCCCCATGGCCAACACCAAGCCCTGCAACGACAACCGCGCCATCACCGAGATGATGATGAGCGGAGCCAAGGCGGTCGGGCGTGGCGTGCGCCTGCTCCCGTTTGGCGCCATGACGAAGGGCCTACAGGGTGCGGAGCTCGCCGAGATGGGCGACATGCGCAAGGCCGGAGCCGTGGGTGTGAGCGACGACGGGCGCTGCCTGATGAACGCCGCCGTGATGCGCCGCGCGCTCGAGTACGCGAGCACCTTCGACCTGCTGGTGTCGCAGCACGCCGAGGACCACCACATGACCGAGGGCGCGCAGATGAACGAGGGCGAGCTCTCGACGCGCCTCGGCCTGCGTGGCTGGCCGCGCGAGGCGGAAGACATCATCGTCGCTCGCGACCTCATCTTGGTCGAGCGCACCCGCGCGCGGTACCACGTAGCCCACATCTCCAGCATGGGCGCCGTACGTCTGGTGCGCGAAGCCAAGGCCCGCGGCCTGCGCGTCTCGGCCGAGGTGACCCCGCATCACCTGACGATGACCGAGCAGGCCCTCGTGAGCTACGACACGCACTGCAAGGTCAACCCGCCGCTGCGCACCGAGGAGGACCGCGCTGCGCTCATCGCGGCGCTCGCGGACGGCACCATCGACTGCATCGCGACCGACCACGCGCCCCACTCCACCATGGAGAAGGACTGCGAGTTCTCTGCCGCCGCGGTTGGCATCAACGGCCTCGAGACGGCCATCGCCAGCACGCTCGCCCTCGTGCGCGGCGGTCAGCTCAGTCCCCTGCGCTGGGTGGAGTCCCTCTCCACCTCGCCCGCCAAGCTGGTGCCCGACCTGGACGCCGGGACCCTGCGCGAAGGCGCGCGCGCCGACATCACGGTCATCGACCCCGAGCGCCGCTGGACCGTCACGCGAGAAGCGCTACGCTCGAAGTCGTTCAACACGCCGCTGCTCGACCACGAGGTCGTCGGCGGAGTGTACCGCACCATCGCAGCGGGCCAGGTCGTCCACCAAGCGCCCAGCGCCTGA
- the carA gene encoding glutamine-hydrolyzing carbamoyl-phosphate synthase small subunit: MTAPTTTSRHRHTARPAHLALADGTVFTGISVGAEGETSGEAVFTTGMTGYQEVLTDPSYCGQIVTMTAPQIGNTGVNDEDPETDRPYLAGFIMRELSPVVSNWRSNSSLHDYLVKHGIVGLANIDTRALTRHIRDNGAQTGIIGTGDPAALVAKAKAAPSMEGLDLTGNVTTAERYTWSTSGAPWTTQAADAALHVVALDFGVKRNILRCLVDAGCRVTVVPARTSAADILALKPDGVFLSNGPGDPAAATYAIETIQELIGKTPLFGICLGHQLLGLALGCKTYKLKFGHRGLNQPVKDLSTGRIEITTQNHGFCVDVSSMAGKCTMTHVHLNDGTCQGFEHTETGAFAVQYHPEAAAGPHDSRYLFERFVQRMNAARA, encoded by the coding sequence ATGACAGCACCGACGACGACCTCCCGCCATCGCCATACCGCGCGCCCCGCTCACCTGGCCCTCGCCGACGGAACGGTCTTCACTGGCATCTCGGTGGGCGCCGAAGGCGAGACCAGCGGCGAGGCCGTGTTCACCACGGGCATGACCGGCTACCAGGAGGTGCTCACGGATCCCTCCTACTGCGGGCAGATCGTCACCATGACGGCACCCCAGATCGGGAACACCGGCGTCAACGACGAAGACCCCGAGACGGACCGCCCCTACCTCGCCGGGTTCATCATGCGCGAGCTGTCGCCCGTCGTGAGCAACTGGCGTTCGAACAGCTCCCTCCACGACTACCTGGTCAAGCACGGAATCGTCGGGTTGGCGAACATCGACACCCGCGCGCTGACGCGTCACATCCGCGACAACGGAGCCCAGACGGGCATCATCGGCACGGGTGACCCGGCCGCGCTCGTGGCCAAGGCCAAAGCGGCGCCCAGCATGGAGGGGCTGGATTTGACGGGGAACGTCACCACGGCCGAGCGCTACACGTGGAGCACGTCGGGCGCGCCCTGGACGACCCAGGCAGCGGACGCCGCGCTGCACGTCGTGGCGCTGGACTTCGGGGTCAAGCGCAACATCCTGCGCTGCCTGGTGGACGCTGGGTGCAGGGTCACGGTGGTGCCAGCGCGCACTTCGGCGGCCGACATCCTCGCGCTGAAGCCAGACGGGGTGTTCCTGAGCAACGGCCCTGGGGACCCGGCTGCGGCGACGTACGCCATCGAAACGATTCAGGAGCTCATCGGCAAGACGCCGCTCTTCGGCATCTGCCTGGGGCACCAGCTGCTGGGGCTGGCCCTGGGCTGCAAGACCTACAAGCTCAAGTTCGGGCACCGTGGGCTCAACCAGCCCGTCAAAGACCTCTCCACGGGCCGCATCGAGATCACCACACAGAACCATGGCTTCTGCGTCGATGTCTCGTCCATGGCGGGCAAGTGCACCATGACCCACGTGCACCTCAACGACGGCACCTGTCAGGGGTTCGAGCACACGGAGACCGGGGCCTTCGCGGTGCAGTACCACCCCGAGGCGGCCGCTGGCCCGCACGACTCACGCTACCTGTTCGAGCGCTTCGTGCAGCGCATGAACGCCGCGCGCGCATGA
- a CDS encoding alpha/beta fold hydrolase, translated as MSYAIALGGVGALALLWWAHLVFWVRRLGTTLDYSAVLRVPTEDGSAIELRRVGGNDAQPDAPPVLMVHGIAASHRNLDVRADRSMARHMANAGRDVWLLTLRCGRTDLSWAERRRARYRSMRDHDLPAGVRTVLVQTGAAQVDLVGFSMGGMVIYGALGRSVPGAEVRRVVIVGSPGRVLRPFGFLRVAGLLPRVLVPSLPLRFWARSFAFIADFLPGPFHRLVHNPDNVERGVAPRALVDVIESIPAALAADFGEWLGDEGFLRVEDDKVCEGLRAVTTPALFFAGAADRIARVSGVAYAAALWGADAGLNPELRVLGVEQGYAADYGHGDLAVGRHVVADVYDPALRFLSAPV; from the coding sequence ATGAGCTACGCCATCGCACTGGGCGGCGTGGGGGCGCTAGCGCTCCTCTGGTGGGCGCACCTGGTGTTCTGGGTGCGACGGTTGGGGACCACGCTCGACTACAGCGCGGTGCTCCGCGTGCCGACCGAGGACGGCAGCGCGATCGAGCTGCGGCGCGTGGGAGGGAACGACGCGCAGCCAGACGCGCCCCCTGTGCTGATGGTGCACGGCATCGCCGCCAGTCACCGCAACCTCGACGTCCGCGCCGACCGCAGCATGGCCCGCCACATGGCGAACGCAGGGCGAGACGTGTGGTTGCTGACGCTGCGCTGTGGGCGCACGGACCTCTCCTGGGCCGAGCGGCGTCGCGCGCGGTATCGGTCCATGCGTGACCACGACTTGCCGGCCGGGGTCCGCACAGTGCTGGTGCAGACGGGCGCTGCTCAGGTCGACCTCGTGGGGTTCTCGATGGGTGGCATGGTCATCTACGGCGCGCTCGGTCGGAGCGTCCCAGGTGCCGAGGTCCGCCGCGTGGTGATCGTTGGGTCGCCTGGCCGCGTCCTGCGCCCGTTCGGGTTCCTGCGGGTCGCTGGTCTGCTGCCGCGCGTGCTCGTGCCCTCGCTACCGCTGCGCTTTTGGGCGCGTTCCTTCGCCTTCATCGCCGACTTCCTGCCAGGCCCCTTCCACCGCCTGGTCCACAACCCGGACAACGTCGAGCGCGGGGTCGCACCGCGCGCGTTGGTAGACGTCATCGAGAGCATCCCTGCGGCTCTGGCGGCCGACTTCGGCGAGTGGCTGGGGGACGAGGGCTTCTTGCGCGTCGAAGACGACAAGGTCTGCGAGGGGCTGCGCGCGGTCACCACGCCAGCGTTGTTCTTCGCGGGGGCCGCCGACCGGATCGCGCGGGTGTCTGGGGTCGCATACGCCGCCGCGCTGTGGGGGGCAGACGCGGGGCTGAACCCCGAGCTGCGGGTCCTCGGGGTGGAGCAGGGGTACGCGGCCGACTACGGGCATGGGGACTTGGCGGTCGGCCGCCATGTGGTCGCGGACGTGTACGATCCGGCGCTGCGCTTCCTGTCCGCGCCGGTGTAG
- a CDS encoding dynamin family protein has translation MAADYTELRTEALTRLRNVARLAKSAGAATLAKGLEEDRIARLRDERFHLVVLGEFNHGKTTFVNALLGKAVLPSGVTPTTAVIHRIRHGESETATAVRTDGSEEAVPFANIANYEVGGSAIADGVQHLDLEYPNTMLGEGVILVDTPGVNDLNDARAEITYEYIPKADAVIFLLDAGQILKESERQFIVGKLLSASRDKVVFVVNKMDLLDAAEQHEALEYARMNLAKLLPEPRVFGISAEGALEGAADSGLPELSAFLTTYLREERGRVLIDNGLEAGIRAANTLVSGIEVQQRALQMEASEMERRLGALEADLDASEERIAARGARIRENIAAVKAVVRADVQSFGRSFAQSLPAEIDAADAKDLQAHLAGFIEARFRDFAEEQTEEIAKRLERVAEEAIAFVSEDAKAQAERLRQSLGDGPELHLEVNTLAYDVSVFAVGAFGVTLMVLSNIVVGGAMALAAPVLAYVFRGRAEKQTKERAKAEAPRAVEEAAAKMADAFDQRIDEFGQRLTGFVAQANAEMTRSVAELIRAAREARARGEGALTELTAGTGMTLVQLSDERSQMEKLRASLWV, from the coding sequence GTGGCAGCTGACTACACCGAGCTCCGAACCGAGGCGCTGACGAGGCTCCGCAACGTGGCGCGCCTCGCGAAGAGCGCGGGTGCCGCCACGTTGGCCAAGGGCCTCGAGGAGGACCGCATCGCGCGGTTGCGTGACGAGCGCTTCCACCTGGTGGTGCTGGGAGAGTTCAACCACGGCAAGACCACGTTCGTGAACGCGCTGTTGGGAAAGGCCGTGCTGCCTTCCGGGGTCACGCCTACGACGGCGGTCATCCACCGCATCCGGCACGGCGAGTCGGAGACCGCCACCGCCGTCCGCACGGATGGGAGCGAAGAGGCCGTGCCGTTCGCGAACATCGCCAACTACGAGGTCGGCGGGTCGGCCATCGCCGATGGGGTGCAACACCTGGATCTCGAGTACCCCAACACGATGCTGGGGGAGGGCGTGATCCTGGTGGATACACCGGGCGTGAACGACCTCAACGACGCGCGCGCCGAGATCACCTACGAGTACATCCCCAAGGCGGACGCGGTCATCTTCCTCTTGGACGCGGGCCAGATCCTCAAGGAGAGCGAGCGACAGTTCATCGTCGGGAAGCTGCTCAGCGCGAGCCGCGACAAGGTCGTGTTCGTGGTGAACAAGATGGACCTCCTGGACGCGGCGGAGCAACACGAGGCGCTGGAATACGCCCGCATGAACCTGGCCAAGCTGCTGCCCGAGCCGCGGGTGTTCGGCATCAGCGCCGAGGGGGCGCTCGAGGGTGCGGCCGACTCAGGACTGCCGGAGCTGAGCGCCTTCCTCACAACCTACCTGCGCGAGGAGCGGGGCAGGGTGCTCATCGACAACGGGCTCGAGGCGGGCATCCGCGCGGCGAACACGCTGGTGTCTGGTATCGAGGTGCAGCAGCGCGCGCTGCAGATGGAGGCGTCCGAGATGGAGCGCCGGCTGGGCGCGCTCGAGGCCGACCTGGACGCGAGCGAGGAGCGCATCGCGGCGCGGGGGGCGCGCATCCGTGAGAACATCGCGGCCGTGAAGGCCGTCGTGCGTGCGGACGTGCAGAGCTTCGGGCGCAGCTTCGCGCAGTCGCTGCCCGCCGAGATCGACGCGGCGGACGCGAAGGACCTGCAGGCGCACCTGGCGGGCTTCATCGAGGCGCGCTTCCGCGACTTCGCCGAGGAGCAGACCGAAGAGATCGCAAAACGCCTCGAGCGCGTCGCGGAGGAGGCCATCGCGTTCGTCAGCGAGGACGCCAAGGCCCAGGCCGAGCGGCTGCGTCAGTCACTCGGGGACGGCCCCGAGCTGCACCTCGAGGTGAACACGCTGGCGTACGACGTGTCCGTGTTCGCCGTGGGCGCGTTCGGGGTCACGCTGATGGTCTTGAGCAACATCGTGGTGGGTGGCGCCATGGCGCTGGCGGCCCCCGTGTTGGCCTATGTGTTCCGCGGCCGCGCCGAGAAGCAGACCAAGGAGCGCGCCAAGGCCGAGGCCCCACGCGCCGTCGAGGAGGCGGCGGCAAAAATGGCTGACGCGTTCGACCAGCGCATCGACGAGTTTGGTCAGCGCCTCACGGGCTTCGTCGCGCAAGCCAACGCCGAGATGACGCGCAGCGTCGCCGAGCTCATTCGAGCGGCCCGAGAGGCTCGGGCGAGGGGCGAAGGTGCGCTGACGGAGCTCACCGCAGGTACGGGCATGACGCTGGTGCAGTTGTCCGACGAGCGCTCGCAGATGGAGAAGCTGCGGGCATCGCTGTGGGTCTGA
- a CDS encoding M48 family metallopeptidase, whose protein sequence is MSKQPTDFQSYVRSQTGGGTVARPSGAPDYAFSADVAMLRAFERIRPVELAAASVVRASAQLMDAQQLGTMLRVSDRQIPHLHAIAQGCADTLGIPLPKLYVANSPVINAYTFGTNNDAFIVVHSALLDHFDDDELRFVIGHEMGHVQNRHVVYGTVLRVLKTSAAIFLRWIIAPAEVALATWSRRAEITCDRAGLLCSRDLDSARRSFLKLACGSQKLYAQIDLDAYLEQFEDGRGNLGRYQEAFATHPYLPKRIHALQVFAESDLYRRAAGLGAGGIGMPEVDSRTARIIEIADPSLDRAPGAADGKA, encoded by the coding sequence ATGTCCAAGCAGCCCACCGACTTCCAGAGCTACGTCCGGTCGCAGACCGGAGGGGGCACGGTCGCGCGGCCCAGCGGCGCGCCCGACTACGCGTTCTCCGCCGATGTGGCCATGCTGCGGGCCTTCGAGCGCATCCGACCGGTCGAGCTGGCGGCCGCATCGGTCGTCCGAGCCAGCGCGCAGCTCATGGATGCTCAGCAACTGGGTACGATGCTCCGAGTGAGCGACCGGCAGATCCCGCACCTGCACGCCATCGCGCAAGGGTGCGCGGATACCCTCGGCATCCCGCTGCCCAAGCTGTACGTGGCCAACAGCCCGGTGATCAACGCGTACACCTTCGGCACCAACAACGACGCGTTCATCGTGGTGCACTCCGCGCTGCTGGACCACTTCGACGACGACGAGCTGCGCTTCGTGATCGGCCACGAGATGGGGCACGTCCAGAACCGGCACGTGGTGTACGGGACGGTGCTGCGCGTGCTCAAGACCAGCGCCGCCATCTTTCTGCGGTGGATCATCGCGCCCGCGGAGGTGGCGCTGGCGACGTGGTCCCGCCGGGCCGAGATCACCTGCGATCGCGCCGGCCTCCTGTGCAGTCGAGACCTGGACAGCGCGCGGCGGTCGTTCTTGAAGCTCGCGTGCGGCAGCCAGAAGCTCTACGCCCAGATCGACCTGGACGCGTACCTCGAGCAGTTCGAGGACGGCCGGGGCAACCTCGGCCGCTACCAAGAGGCGTTCGCGACACACCCCTACCTGCCCAAGCGCATCCACGCGCTGCAGGTGTTCGCCGAGAGCGACCTGTACCGGCGGGCCGCGGGGTTGGGCGCAGGGGGTATCGGCATGCCGGAAGTGGACTCGCGCACCGCGCGCATCATCGAGATCGCGGACCCCTCGCTCGACCGAGCGCCGGGCGCCGCCGACGGGAAAGCCTGA